One region of Fusarium oxysporum f. sp. lycopersici 4287 chromosome 14, whole genome shotgun sequence genomic DNA includes:
- a CDS encoding hypothetical protein (At least one base has a quality score < 10), with product MATLHPTKSTTPIPERTEEDNQRLFQLYKGWTLTERDGQVRQWVYQFGYDIQHADKGERRWVCCLCIKQKRPRPKSYAIKGLQNAEGHLYTDHNGIMDPTGKRQKPTKASEKAHQSIATILQLNPKEPKEQDLINTLIKRFDKTVFQQKLVNWIVNSNQSFSIVNDQDLRDIFNYLNPSVEITKANITDVTVRAIAEREFTNNMERVKDALRKSPGQIHIQYDGWKSGNRHALYGITCVFRDSNNRPQKCVLGLPELTERHTGENIAGQIIEIIREYEISDKLGYFTLDNAGNNKTSMGELGLEFGFDWEKRWVRCVGHVVNIVVKQMLYGKNPDAFEKEVFEGLHTAAKEHEVWRRRGSVGKWHNFAVEVSRSDTWTDMLKKVQAVESQLSDDAQLKKHRPVGVVVDNATRWLSQFSMIERALVLRPFYNSFVQRASNEWEKVNLTRAGHIKKGSKLPFFLKEENRMTPDDWHVLGTLYDILLDFQLVVRGLEGDGQGKHQRKVEENEIDPPLSGTSWDLIHAYEFLLETLESAKRAVAKFPDGHHLAVNINLGWLKLNEYYEHLNDSPLIYGAAVLHPAYRWALFDDLWGDDDERQLWITKAKEMVQDLWEREYRDLEVDDPEIELPANKRLKTSRNKFTAWRTKKRGLTTVGISVTEPPIQSPAQSPRSSVGGLDLDEYEQWQRDIEDADASVTDPYEYWHIRRLKYPRLSRMALDLLTVPPMSAECERLFSTTGRMVTKSRNRLDASTIGLCQTLRSWLRAGLIGSLDRILMDE from the exons ATGGCCACCCTTCATCCAACCAAGTCAACCACACCCATTCCAGAACGTACAGAAGAAGACAATCAACGACTCTTTCAGCTCTACAAAGGCTGGACCTTGACGGAGAGAGACGGCCAAGTGCGTCAATGGGTATATCAGTTCGGCTACGATATCCAGCATGCCGATAAGGGGGAACGCCGATGGGTGTGTTGCCTTTGCATCAAGCAAAAGCGGCCGAGGCCAAAGAGTTATGCCATCAAAGGGTTGCAGAACGCTGAGGGTCACCTGTACACGGACCACAATGGCATCATGGATCCGACAGGCAAGAGGCAAAAGCCTACAAAGGCATCCGAGAAAGCACATCAGTCCATTGCAACAATCCTACAGTTGAACCCGAAGGAGCCGAAGGAACAAGATTTGATCAATACCTTGATCAAACGTTTCGACAAAACTGTATTCCAGCAGAAACTTGTCAACTGGATTGTCAATTCTAACCAATCCTTCTCGATCGTCAACGatcaagatcttcgagaCATCTTCAACTACCTCAATCCATCTGTTGAGATCACAAAAGCTAACATTACTGACGTGACCGTGCGTGCCATCGCAGAACGAGAATTTACCAACAACATGGAAAGAGTGAAGGATGCTTTGCGAAAGAGTCCGGGACAGATCCATATCCAGTACGATGGCTGGAAGTCTGGTAACCGACACGCCTTATACGGCATCACATGTGTGTTTCGGGATTCAAACAATCGGCCACAGAAGTGTGTCCTCGGACTGCCTGAGCTTACAGAGCGGCACACAGGCGAGAATATCGCCGGGCAGATTATCGAGATCATTCGGGAGTACGAGATCAGCGATAAACTCGGATATTTCACATTGGATAATGCCGGTAACAATAAAACCTCGATGGGGGAGCTTGGATTAGAATTTGGCTTCGACTGGGAGAAGCGATGGGTTCGCTGCGTTGGCCACGTTGTCAATATAGTAGTGAAACAGATGCTGTATGGCAAGAACCCGGATGCTTTCGAGAAAGAGGTCTTCGAAGGACTTCACACGGCAGCGAAGGAGCATGAAGTCTGGAGGAGGCGAGGCTCTGTTGGAAAATGGCATAACTTTGCTGTT GAGGTGAGCAGATCGGACACGTGGACCGATATGCTCAAGAAGGTACAGGCTGTCGAGAGCCAACTCTCTGATGACGCTCAGCTCAAGAAACACCGTCCAGTTGGAGTTGTGGTCGACAATGCTACCCGGTGGCTTTCCCAATTCTCGATGATTGAACGCGCTCTCGTCTTGAGGCCATTTTATAATTCTTTTGTCCAGAGAGCGTCAAACGAGTGGGAGAAGGTCAACTTGACGAGAGCTGGCCACATCAAAAAGGGCTCCAAGCTGCCCTTCTTCCTGAAGGAAGAGAATCGCATGACACCTGATGATTGGCATGTGCTCGGGACTCTTTACGACATTTTGCTTGACTTCCAGCTGGTTGTGAGAGGTCTTGAGGGCGATGGACAGGGAAAACACCAGAGAAAGGTTGAGGAAAACGAGATCGACCCTCCACTGTCTG GAACAAGCTGGGATCTTATTCACGCGTACGAATTTCTTCTCGAAACCCTCGAATCCGCGAAAAGAGCAGTCGCCAAGTTTCCGGACGGCCATCACCTCGctgtcaacatcaacctGGGTTGGCTCAAATTGAACGAATACTACGAGCATCTGAACGATAGCCCCCTGATCTATGGCGCTGCAGTTCTTCATCCTGCCTACCGGTGGGCACTGTTTGACGATTTGTGGGGAGACGACGACGAAAGACAATTGTGGATTACCAAGGCGAAGGAGATGGTCCAGGATCTCTGGGAGAGAGAGTATAGGGACCTGGAGGTTGATGACCCAGAGATTGAGTTGCCTGCCAATAAGCGGCTGAAGACCTCAAGAAACAAGTTCACAGCGTGGCGCACAAAGAAGCGAGGACTGACGACTGTAGGGATTTCTGTTACCGAGCCGCCAATTCAATCCCCAGCTCAATCCCCTAGGTCCTCAGTTGGCGGTCTGGATCTTGATGAATACGAGCAGTGGCAGCGTGATATCGAGGATGCTGATGCTTCTGTCACAGATCCCTACGAATACTGGCACATAAGGCGGCTCAAATACCCCCGGTTGTCTAGGATGGCCTTGGATCTGCTTACTGTGCCACCAATGTCAGCCGAGTGTGAGAGGCTATTCTCGACCACTGGCCGCATGGTTACTAAGAGCCGCAATAGGCTAGATGCCAGTACAATTGGGCTTTGCCAGACACTACGGAGTTGGTTGCGTGCCGGTTTGATCGGGTCGCTAGATAGGATTCTAATGGACGAGTGA